GGAGCTAAAAAGACTGTTCAACGTAGAGAGAAAATAAATTCCTAAAAGCTCTTTTTGGACGTTGACAGAGCGTTCATGTGTTTGTAGAACCCTGTGACAACATCTTATGGATAGTTGGCCGAGTGGCTGAAGGCGCTCCCCTGCTAAGGGAGTATGGGTTAACGCTCATCGAGGGTTCGAATCCCTCACTGTCCGCCATTAAATCCCCTGCCGTTAATTCGGTGGGGGTTTTTGTTTATTATCAAGGTGTTATGGTGTGCTTCTCTGGGTAGAGTCGAAGGCCTGATGGCAGTAAAACCACCTACCTCTACCACCTACTTTTATGCTGAAAAATGTCCCGATAGAGAGTGTGTATTGTGTAGCAATCTGCTCTGGTTGTGAATGAACCAATAAAGATTTCAGCTAAGTTGATCCATTTACGCCGACAAAATGCAGTACATTCGAGACGTGGAGGTGAAATTTTAACGTCAACCTACCAGTTTAAACTGTTCACTTCCTCTTGTTCTATGCTTGAAGAATTGCTTATGATGCCCGTCAAAAATGAAGGTGAGGGGGATTTATGGCTGAATACAACAGTACCGTAGAAGAGTGCGACGTTGAGGGCAAGGAAGCCTTAACGCAATACCGTCAGAAGCGAGAGGAGTGGCAATCTTGGTTACACGGTGATGACGAACATTCAGTCATGAACCAGATCTACAACATGATGTGGAGTGACACTGTCTACCGCATTCTCGTGAACCAAGCACGACTCCTGGGAAATGAGGCCCCTACATCCGCGCGTAACGGAGCCTTGGGTCAGTTCATCGATCAAGGTTACATCTCCACTCAGGTTCTTTCAATTCGTCGCCTGGTGGATCCAGAAGCCCGCAGAGCTGAACGCCAGCCCATCTCTATAAAGCGTGTCCTTAAAGATATAAAACGTCATAAGGAGCTATTAACACGAGAGAACTTCGTCTGCGGTGATGGTTTACCTTATGACTTCAAGGCCGAACGAGATAAGTGGTTTGAAAAGGTCGCAGTTGAATTGGGCCATGAGCCACAAGAGCAGACTGAAGAAGACAAAGCACTTGGAGATGCGTGGGATCACTCTAAACGCCTTCATGGAGAGTTTGATCGTCTTTCAGGCGTTAAGCCGGCAGATAGGAAACGCTCTGACCAGGTCTCTGATGAGGTGTTCACGCAACTGAGTAATCTGATAGCCATTCAAGAGATCAACGAGGTTGGTGATTTTGCAGACAAGTTTATAGCTCATGCAGCAGACCCGACATCACGGGCGACCATCTCTCAAGAAGGTATGACTGTTTCCATGGCAAAACTGTCCACATGTCATCAAGCACTGTTCTCTCTTACTCAGGCCATTTCAGGGCAACTGCTATGGGGGACTGCATCACCTGCAATTCCTCACCCACAGTTTGATGTTCTCGAACATCTCGATACGCAATGGCTCAGCGATGAGAACCTTGAGCAAGCAAGGGAAGCGTGGAACGAACGTATTGATGAGGTCGAAGGCTGGCGACCTCCGAAGTTGGAGGGCTAACCAATGGCAACACTTAGAGAAGCGTTGGAGAGAGTTGGGCGTGAATATCCGAACGCAAAGAAAGAGACCTTTGCAGGTCACCCTACTGCTCACTACGTTCGGCATGAATTGGCCAATGCAATTCGTACTGCTCTTAGAGGGCTGGTTGACAGGTACAAGGTGAAAGCAAGCCCAGGCCCCAATCAATGGAGCACTATCCCATGGGGAGCTATCTTAGACCCAAGCATCACTACAACACCTCAGAAGGGCTTTTATGTCGTCTATCTGTTCTCAGACAAAGAGCCGATTGTGCACTTGTCACTGAACCAAGGTGCGAGAGAAATACTGGACGATTTTAAGTCAAAGGCTTTCAAAATCCTAACGGACCGAGCTACATTTATGAGAAGTGCTCTGCCCGAATTCCATAGTCAACTGAATGTTCACGAGATCGCCTTCTCGTCAAATATAGACCTGCCAAGGGGATATGCAGCCGGACACGCTCTTGGCATCGACTATGACTTGAAAAACTTACCCAACAACGACATCCTTGAAAATGACCTGAGAATGTTGCTTGAAGCTTATGGGACGCTTGAATTCCGTTGTGGTGATAAGTTTGATAAAGACTTCACTTCCCCAGACGAGGATGACCCTGAAGCAAGGCCACCGTCCCAGTCGGTGGAAGAAACTCGGAAATACAAACTTCACCGCAGGATTGATCGTCGTTCAGCCGCTGCCACGAAAGCAAAAAAACATCATGGTTCGGTCTGCATGGCATGTGACATGACTTTTGAAGAGGTTTATGGGGAGTTGGGTGCAGGATTTATTGAAGCACACCATAAGGTTCCTCTCTCTGAGCTTACAGAAGGTGTTGCCCGGGAGTATGATATTGAAAAAGACTTTGCCGTTTTGTGTTCGAATTGCCACCGAATGATCCATAGAATGGACGATCCATCTGATGTTGAAGGGCTGCGTGAACTGTTAAGGCTTCACAGAAAAACAGATGAAGAGCCTTGAACAGGTGAAAACAATAGATGAGGGCAGGGTGGTCTGAGGTGTAAGGAACACCTTAAAAAACAATCTCTCCTCATCAGGTAATCCAGAGGTTTCTTCAAGGAACACATAAGGGGAAACATAAGGGGAAACCTTCCGGGGGCTTCCTATAGTGCGGGTTAATTGTTTTCCAGCAGAATTGGCTTACCAATCTCTGAACCTGCTCTGCTTGCCACTGTTCACCTCAAGCAGGTGGAATGCCCCTATCGTTAAGTATCTTGGCAATGCGTTCCAAACGGCTTACACCGCCTACTTGAATATCTGTGACCATAGAGATGA
This sequence is a window from Terasakiella sp. SH-1. Protein-coding genes within it:
- a CDS encoding DUF3578 domain-containing protein — its product is MATLREALERVGREYPNAKKETFAGHPTAHYVRHELANAIRTALRGLVDRYKVKASPGPNQWSTIPWGAILDPSITTTPQKGFYVVYLFSDKEPIVHLSLNQGAREILDDFKSKAFKILTDRATFMRSALPEFHSQLNVHEIAFSSNIDLPRGYAAGHALGIDYDLKNLPNNDILENDLRMLLEAYGTLEFRCGDKFDKDFTSPDEDDPEARPPSQSVEETRKYKLHRRIDRRSAAATKAKKHHGSVCMACDMTFEEVYGELGAGFIEAHHKVPLSELTEGVAREYDIEKDFAVLCSNCHRMIHRMDDPSDVEGLRELLRLHRKTDEEP